The genomic window TACTTATATTAAATTCCTTAACTAATTTTTCATTAATATTACTTATCATGATATCCTCCGTTCTCTACTGTTACACACTTATAAATTAAATTTATCTCATAGCTGTCATCCGTTATTTTACAATATTACAGACTAAAAGTCCAATATTCCATCATATAACATTTTATCCTTTCATAACTATATATATACTAATTTTTAAGGAGTAGTTTATGAGAAGAGTTTTAAACCAACTTGTCTTATGTTTTTTATCAATAATATTCTGTTTTTCCTTTAAAACTTATATTACTATACATAAATTCAATGTAAAAAATGTTATGAACACTACTTCATTTCTGTCTTCTGAAGACTTTAAAGGTAGACTTACAGGAAGTCTTGAAAATAAACAAATAGAAGAATATATAAAACTTGAATTTATAAACAATAACCTCAAACCATTTATGGGAAGTTACGAACAAACTTTTGAACTAGTCTACCCTCACAAAATAAACAAAGATCCCTACCTAAATATAACTGATAATTCTCAGAATATCGTAAAGGAATTCTCATATGGTAAAGATTACAAAGAAGATATGTTGAATTTTAAAAACAACACCTTTAGCTTCAACAATAAAAACCCATTAATCATGGCAAACAATTCATCTATACAACTAAAACAAAATTCTGATCATTTTTTATTCTACACTCCAACTAACTCTAGTCTTGAATTTAGAAGTTCATTTATTAGTACTGACCCCTGGAGTATGTGTATAATGTTATCCGAAAACACCCTATCTGATATAAAAAAATATTTATCAAAAGGATATAATATAAATTGTTTTATACCATTTATAAACAAGAATACTACAGCTAAAAACATAATGGGATATATAGAAGGTAAAAATAAAGACTCTAACCCAGTAATAATTTCATCCCATTTTGATCATTTGGGAACAGATTTAAAAAATACTGTATACAAAGGAGCTCTTGACAATGCTTCTGGAACTGCTTTTATGCTAGAAATGATGAAGTATATTAAATCCCTAGGGACACCAGAAAAAAACATATTGTTTGTAGGATTCAATGCTGAAGAATTTGGTTGTCTAGGTTCTGATAACTTTGTTAAAAAATATAAAAAGCATATAAAGGATAGTAAAGTTTTCAATTTTGACATGATTGGCAGTGATAAGGGAGTTCCATTATGTATAATGGGTGGTAAAAATGATTCTGTAAAAAACGATTTTATAAGTTCTGTTTCCAATACTTGTTCAAGTAAAAAAATACACTTCAACTATCTTTTTCAAGACTCTAGTGACCATAAACCTTTTAGAGATAATAATATAGATGCAATAACTTTTTGTGATAATGATGTATCTAAAATTCATACTCCTAAGGACACAATAGAATTTATCTCTCCTTCTGCTGTAAAGCGTTGTTACAATGTTTCATCAAAAGAAATAATAAAATATGCTTTTGACAATAACCCTATTATTGTTTATTACAAAGAAGGACTAATAGTATCTGCCTTAGGAATAATTTTAATATATATTAGAAAAATATTATTAAGTAATGAGTAACGGCATAGGAATAGGATTTTCTAAATATATGTAGTTATCCATTAAACCTTCAGAAGGCAAAGAAGTACTAAAGGCATATTCTTCTAAAAATGTTACCCTCGCTATGGGGAGTCCGTTCCCCAGCTCGGCTGTCGGAGTCCATTCCGACAATTACACATTTTTAGAAAACTACACCTTAAGTACTTCTAGTTGCTACTTCAAAGTTTAATCGGCTAACTACATATATAAGAAAACCTTATTCCTATGCCTTGATTTTTTATAATTAATACAGTTTAAGCGATTGATCTCTCAAATTGTATGGCTCTAATTGGTGGCACTATTGCAATTAACCAAAAGTCTAACGACTTAAAAAATGTAGCTTAATATTAAAATAAAAAATTAAAAGTTATCCACAGGTACGAGAGTGCCTAGCTTTGCTATAAATTTTTTTGAGGAAAATTAATAAAATTTATCCACAATTTTAAAATCTTAATTGTGCAATTTCCTCAATTACAAAGATATGTTTTTTTCTTCTTCCAAATCAAAAATATGACAATATTCCATATGAATCATAAATTTTTCTATATTACCGACTTTTAACTCTTTTGAATCTTTCATATCAGTTTTTGCAATAAATGTATTACCCCCAAAATCAAAATATACACAAGATTCGTTTCCCATATGTTCAATAACATCAATTGTTGCATCTATAGCAGCTATATTATTTTCTTTTTTTAAATTGATATGTTCCGGCCTAATTCCCAACCAAACTTTTTCTCCTAAATGATTTTTTACTTTAGAAGCTTTATCCTTTGGAAGTGTTAATTCTATTTCTCCTACCTTCATTACTATAGAATCATTATTATTAATTAACTTTCCTTGAAGAAAATTCATAGAAGGCGAACCAATAAAATCTGCTACAAACTTATTTCTAGGATAACTATATAAGTTAAGTGGAGTATCTACTTGCATGATTTTTCCAAAATTCATAACGCATATTCTATCACCCATAGTCATCGCTTCTACCTGATCATGGGTAACATATAGCATAGTAGATTTAAGTCTCTTATGAAGTTTGGAAATTTCCACCCTCATATGTACTCTCAATTTAGCATCTAAATTGGATAATGGTTCATCAAATAGAAATACTTCCGGATCACGAACAATCGCTCGTCCAACTGCTACTCTCTGTCTTTGCCCTCCTGATAATTCCTTGGGTTTTCTATTTAATTCAGCTTCCAGATCTAAAATTTTTGCAGCTTCATGAATTTTCTTACTAATTAGGTCCTTTGGTGTTTTCTTTATTTTCAAAGAAAAAGCCATATTTTCATAAACTGTCATATGAGGATACAATGCATAATTCTGAAAGACCATTGCAATTCCTCTGTCCTTAGGAGGAATACTGTTTACTAACTTATCTCCTATGTAAATCTCCCCCGCTGTAATTTCTTCTAGTCCAGCTACCATTCTTAAAGTAGTAGATTTTGCACAACCTGACGGTCCTACCAATACCATAAATTCTCCATCATTTATTTCTAAATTAATTCCATGAACAGCTTTAAATCCATTTTCATAAATCTTTTGTAATTCTTTTAAAATTATCTTAGCCATTATTCCTCATCTCCCATATCACTTTACAATCTTTTGATAACTTTTCACACACCCCTTGTATTATCAGTAACCCCGTAGTACTGATAGTGTCATCTAAGCTTTTGATTAATTTTCTTAATCCATTCTTTCATTATCTTCACTTTATTTCTATAATTTCCATTGAAAATAGAAATTTATAATTTTTAAATAAATAACGCATAAATGTTCAAAAATACATATCCTTAGTTAATTTCAAAATCAACTACTATTTCTTCACCATTTATTCCCTTAACATTATCCCCTTTTCTTTTTCAATTTTATATCCTACCCCCCAAACAGTATGAATTATCTTTTCTCCATTGAGATAGCATTCAATTTTATCTCTAATATTACTTATGTGAACCGTTACTGTATTATTTGACTGGAAATATTTTTCCTTCCACACATTTTTAAATATTTCTTCCGCACTAAAAACTCTTCCTGGATTATTAGCAAGAAGAAATAGTATCTCAAATTCTCTTGCTGTCAATATAATTGGATTATCATTCACCAAAAC from Clostridium sp. MB40-C1 includes these protein-coding regions:
- a CDS encoding M28 family metallopeptidase; the protein is MRRVLNQLVLCFLSIIFCFSFKTYITIHKFNVKNVMNTTSFLSSEDFKGRLTGSLENKQIEEYIKLEFINNNLKPFMGSYEQTFELVYPHKINKDPYLNITDNSQNIVKEFSYGKDYKEDMLNFKNNTFSFNNKNPLIMANNSSIQLKQNSDHFLFYTPTNSSLEFRSSFISTDPWSMCIMLSENTLSDIKKYLSKGYNINCFIPFINKNTTAKNIMGYIEGKNKDSNPVIISSHFDHLGTDLKNTVYKGALDNASGTAFMLEMMKYIKSLGTPEKNILFVGFNAEEFGCLGSDNFVKKYKKHIKDSKVFNFDMIGSDKGVPLCIMGGKNDSVKNDFISSVSNTCSSKKIHFNYLFQDSSDHKPFRDNNIDAITFCDNDVSKIHTPKDTIEFISPSAVKRCYNVSSKEIIKYAFDNNPIIVYYKEGLIVSALGIILIYIRKILLSNE
- a CDS encoding ABC transporter ATP-binding protein translates to MAKIILKELQKIYENGFKAVHGINLEINDGEFMVLVGPSGCAKSTTLRMVAGLEEITAGEIYIGDKLVNSIPPKDRGIAMVFQNYALYPHMTVYENMAFSLKIKKTPKDLISKKIHEAAKILDLEAELNRKPKELSGGQRQRVAVGRAIVRDPEVFLFDEPLSNLDAKLRVHMRVEISKLHKRLKSTMLYVTHDQVEAMTMGDRICVMNFGKIMQVDTPLNLYSYPRNKFVADFIGSPSMNFLQGKLINNNDSIVMKVGEIELTLPKDKASKVKNHLGEKVWLGIRPEHINLKKENNIAAIDATIDVIEHMGNESCVYFDFGGNTFIAKTDMKDSKELKVGNIEKFMIHMEYCHIFDLEEEKNISL